One Thermodesulfobacteriota bacterium genomic region harbors:
- a CDS encoding PepSY domain-containing protein, protein MLSAKTVKIWYVTHKWTSLICTAFLLMLCVTGLPLIFYHELSHLLWEEIEPVSMPPGTPNASLDSIVEAGLNRYPDEFVRFLIWDQDEPDLVYLTLVPSLNAPPDVFRSLAVDARTAEVLAEPKFTEGVMYFILKLHTDMFAGPYGMLFLGFMGLLFVVSLVSGAVVYFPFMRKLDFGIVRKDGTARIKWLDLHNLLGIVTLMWVFVVGGTGVINTLSDVVIKAWQFGQLAEMTAPYKGKPLPQKFASLDKAMDVAREAVPGMTPEFVAFPGSPFSSNHHYAVFMSGTTPLTSRLLRPALIDAETGELTDSRYMPWYVAALLISQPLHFGDYGGMPMKVVWAVLDVITIVVLASGLYLWLTRRKKPIEERIAELEIEESGSRTIAAGRPVG, encoded by the coding sequence ATGCTCAGCGCTAAGACAGTCAAAATCTGGTACGTCACTCACAAGTGGACGAGCCTCATATGCACGGCGTTCCTTCTTATGCTGTGCGTGACCGGGCTCCCGCTCATCTTCTATCACGAGCTTTCGCACCTGTTATGGGAGGAGATCGAGCCCGTAAGCATGCCTCCCGGTACGCCTAATGCGAGCCTCGACAGCATCGTCGAGGCGGGATTGAATAGATATCCGGATGAATTCGTGCGTTTCCTCATCTGGGACCAGGACGAGCCCGACCTGGTTTACCTTACGCTGGTCCCGTCACTCAACGCTCCTCCCGATGTATTCCGCTCGCTTGCGGTGGATGCACGCACGGCCGAGGTGCTCGCCGAGCCTAAATTCACGGAAGGGGTAATGTACTTCATCCTCAAGCTCCATACGGACATGTTCGCGGGCCCGTACGGGATGCTTTTTCTCGGATTCATGGGGTTGCTCTTCGTAGTATCACTCGTTTCAGGCGCCGTCGTTTACTTCCCCTTCATGCGGAAGCTCGATTTCGGCATCGTGAGGAAAGACGGGACGGCTCGTATAAAGTGGCTCGACCTCCATAATCTCCTGGGCATCGTGACGCTCATGTGGGTGTTCGTCGTGGGAGGGACAGGCGTCATCAACACTCTCTCCGACGTGGTGATCAAGGCATGGCAGTTCGGCCAGCTCGCCGAGATGACGGCACCTTATAAAGGGAAGCCGCTGCCCCAGAAATTCGCGTCCCTCGATAAGGCGATGGACGTCGCGAGGGAAGCGGTGCCCGGAATGACGCCCGAATTCGTAGCCTTCCCGGGCTCTCCGTTCTCGAGCAACCACCATTATGCGGTATTCATGAGCGGTACCACACCCCTCACGTCCCGGCTGCTCAGACCTGCGCTGATTGACGCCGAGACTGGGGAGCTTACGGACTCGCGGTATATGCCCTGGTACGTGGCGGCACTGCTCATATCCCAGCCCCTCCACTTCGGCGATTACGGTGGAATGCCGATGAAGGTCGTATGGGCTGTTCTCGACGTCATCACTATCGTTGTCCTTGCAAGCGGGCTCTACCTCTGGCTCACTCGCCGCAAGAAGCCGATAGAGGAGAGGATCGCCGAGCTCGAGATCGAAGAGTCCGGGTCGCGAACAATTGCGGCGGGGAGGCCCGTCGGATGA
- a CDS encoding TonB-dependent siderophore receptor, with amino-acid sequence MELAVRFTLVVSMLVLMLIPLRASAQEVQQNDNLKEAASQMVVTDGEGDKARSAESTGGIKLPEVVVEDSEESDEGGFTAEDSQSGTKTDTPLIEVPQSISVVTEEQIQKQEAQSVGAALRYTPGVNSEAFGSDSRYDWIYIRGFLAPKFLDGLQLPYGVGYGDPRVEPYGLERIEILKGPSSSLYGQVPPGGLVSMISKRPTPVPLREVVLQYGSYDRYQGAFDLGGPIDDRGQLLYRFTGLLRRSDTQIDYTEDNRIFLAPAFTFRPTCNTTITLLSYFQKDDNKGLGLEFLPSQGTLFPNPNGKIPTSRFVGEPDFNRFDRTQYAIGYELEHRFNDIFTVRQNFRYLTSDADPENAVIGAGLQPDLRTLNRAIYQIEEDLDSLAIDTEGIASFATGPVKHIVLAGFDYYWLRSDYSLGFGAAPTLDIFDPVYGQPFTTPPTITRTIQKQNQFGLYLQDQIFFKGFVLTLTGREDWVDDNTNNLLADTKTKQDDSAFSGRAGLNYVFDFGLAPYISFAQSFQQELGTTFEGEPFKPSKGKEYEAGIKYQPEWFPGIFAAAVYEIKQKNVLTPDPENEFFSVQTGKVRVRGFELEGTASPAPGFNLTGGYSYTDAVITGSTVPEEKGKQLPQVPKDQWSVWADYTLQQTVLKGFGLGAGVRYMGDSYPDAANSFKIPSFTLADAAVYYNFGGITPKLGGLNLAVNAQNLFDKEYVSSCNGVDYCYYGSRRLILATLTFDW; translated from the coding sequence ATGGAATTAGCAGTACGGTTTACCTTAGTCGTTTCAATGCTCGTTTTAATGTTGATCCCGCTTAGGGCGTCCGCGCAGGAGGTTCAGCAGAATGACAATTTGAAAGAAGCCGCTTCTCAGATGGTTGTGACGGATGGGGAGGGCGATAAGGCTCGGAGCGCGGAAAGCACAGGAGGAATCAAGCTCCCCGAGGTGGTGGTTGAAGACAGTGAAGAATCGGACGAGGGAGGCTTTACCGCGGAAGACTCCCAAAGCGGCACAAAAACGGACACGCCGCTCATCGAAGTCCCGCAATCGATATCGGTAGTGACCGAAGAGCAGATTCAAAAGCAGGAGGCACAGTCAGTAGGCGCTGCTCTCCGTTATACGCCGGGTGTAAATTCCGAAGCCTTCGGCTCTGATTCGAGGTATGACTGGATATACATACGCGGCTTTCTGGCGCCGAAGTTCCTGGACGGGCTCCAGCTCCCTTACGGTGTAGGTTACGGTGACCCCAGGGTCGAGCCATACGGGCTTGAGCGCATAGAGATTCTAAAGGGGCCTTCCTCCTCGCTTTACGGGCAGGTCCCTCCCGGCGGTCTTGTCAGCATGATAAGCAAGAGGCCGACACCAGTACCGCTCCGCGAGGTTGTGCTCCAGTACGGGAGCTACGACCGGTATCAGGGCGCTTTCGACCTCGGAGGGCCGATCGATGATAGGGGACAGCTCCTATACCGCTTTACGGGGCTTCTCAGGAGAAGCGATACGCAGATCGATTATACGGAGGACAACCGCATTTTCCTCGCCCCGGCGTTTACTTTCAGGCCTACATGCAACACGACGATCACGCTGCTCAGTTATTTCCAGAAAGATGACAACAAGGGGCTCGGTCTCGAGTTCCTTCCTTCGCAGGGCACACTCTTTCCGAACCCGAACGGTAAGATACCGACGAGCAGGTTCGTGGGAGAGCCCGATTTCAACAGGTTCGACAGGACGCAGTATGCGATCGGGTACGAGCTCGAGCACAGGTTCAACGATATATTCACGGTCCGGCAGAACTTCCGTTACCTGACGTCCGACGCCGACCCGGAGAACGCCGTTATCGGTGCGGGCCTACAACCCGACCTCCGCACGCTCAATCGCGCTATATATCAGATCGAAGAGGACCTGGATTCGCTCGCCATAGATACGGAAGGCATCGCTTCATTTGCGACAGGCCCTGTGAAGCACATCGTGCTGGCGGGGTTCGACTACTACTGGCTCAGGAGCGACTACAGCCTGGGCTTCGGCGCTGCGCCTACTTTAGACATATTCGACCCCGTCTACGGGCAGCCTTTCACGACCCCGCCCACCATAACGCGCACCATTCAAAAACAAAACCAGTTCGGCCTCTATCTCCAGGACCAGATTTTCTTCAAGGGGTTCGTCCTCACGCTCACGGGACGCGAAGACTGGGTAGACGACAACACGAATAATTTGCTCGCTGATACGAAAACGAAGCAGGACGACAGCGCTTTCTCCGGACGCGCAGGTCTCAACTACGTCTTCGATTTCGGTCTCGCGCCCTATATATCGTTCGCCCAATCGTTCCAGCAGGAGCTGGGTACGACGTTCGAGGGCGAACCTTTCAAGCCGAGCAAGGGGAAGGAGTACGAGGCGGGGATTAAATACCAGCCCGAGTGGTTCCCCGGCATCTTCGCCGCGGCGGTATACGAAATAAAGCAGAAGAACGTGCTGACGCCCGACCCGGAAAACGAGTTCTTCAGCGTACAGACGGGAAAGGTCCGCGTACGCGGATTCGAGCTCGAAGGCACAGCGAGCCCGGCGCCGGGGTTCAATCTCACGGGGGGCTATTCGTACACTGATGCTGTAATCACCGGCAGCACCGTGCCCGAGGAGAAAGGCAAGCAGCTCCCGCAGGTGCCTAAAGACCAGTGGTCGGTGTGGGCGGATTACACATTGCAGCAGACTGTGCTAAAAGGGTTCGGTCTCGGCGCGGGCGTACGCTACATGGGAGACAGCTATCCGGATGCGGCCAACTCCTTCAAGATACCGTCTTTTACTCTCGCCGACGCTGCGGTTTACTATAATTTCGGCGGTATCACGCCCAAATTAGGCGGCTTAAACCTGGCGGTGAATGCGCAGAACCTCTTTGACAAGGAATATGTGTCGTCCTGTAACGGCGTCGACTACTGTTACTACGGCTCGCGCCGTCTTATTCTGGCGACTCTCACATTCGACTGGTGA
- a CDS encoding energy transducer TonB: protein MPSSRIGTFIILSLILHAAVFAAFVSLSPEEPDEIARPLMVGVTTQYKDPGKGKGDSLEPAAMKKPEPEKKTEKAPEKKTVKKAAKKKPVTKAEKKEIISLDKDPVNTETAITSAVPSANAFENANVSPDGKASESGLGDSGTGLDTKGTGQGTEIGYPNYGVNPKPAYPRIAKRHGYEGLVVLDVFVMESGNVGKIEIRKSSGYEVLDNSALDAVREWIFIPGKKNGRAISSWVVVPIRFDLTNG from the coding sequence ATGCCCTCTTCGCGGATAGGAACATTCATCATACTTTCTTTGATACTGCACGCCGCGGTCTTCGCTGCATTCGTTTCTCTCTCGCCGGAAGAACCCGACGAAATCGCCCGGCCTCTCATGGTCGGCGTAACGACGCAGTATAAAGACCCGGGAAAGGGAAAGGGGGACTCTCTCGAGCCCGCGGCGATGAAAAAACCCGAGCCCGAAAAGAAAACGGAGAAGGCTCCTGAAAAGAAGACCGTAAAGAAAGCCGCAAAGAAAAAACCCGTAACGAAAGCCGAGAAGAAAGAGATCATAAGCCTCGATAAAGACCCTGTCAACACAGAGACGGCCATAACAAGCGCAGTTCCGTCCGCAAACGCATTCGAGAATGCAAACGTATCGCCCGACGGCAAGGCTAGTGAGAGCGGACTCGGAGACAGCGGCACGGGGCTCGACACGAAGGGCACGGGCCAGGGCACCGAAATCGGATACCCGAACTACGGCGTCAACCCGAAGCCAGCCTATCCGAGGATCGCCAAGCGGCACGGGTACGAGGGGCTCGTCGTCCTCGACGTATTCGTAATGGAGAGCGGGAATGTGGGGAAGATAGAGATACGCAAATCGTCCGGATACGAAGTGCTCGACAATTCCGCTCTCGACGCGGTCAGAGAATGGATATTCATCCCCGGAAAGAAGAACGGCCGCGCAATTTCGAGCTGGGTAGTTGTGCCGATAAGGTTCGACCTCACGAACGGCTAG
- a CDS encoding biopolymer transporter ExbD gives MAIGKFDEKTDEDIVAEINITPLTDIFLVLLIIFMITSSALIESGANINLPEVSKTDTVARNVVVTLTTDGKTYVNQKETSRDTFEQELKKALAESNTKVVILEGDKDALLGDAVKLISQAKEAGAKEIAIAAEKAEAP, from the coding sequence ATGGCGATCGGGAAATTTGACGAAAAGACGGACGAGGACATCGTAGCGGAAATCAACATCACCCCGCTTACCGACATATTTCTCGTGCTGCTTATAATCTTCATGATCACGAGCTCGGCTCTGATCGAGTCGGGCGCAAACATCAACCTCCCTGAGGTATCCAAGACCGACACGGTAGCGAGAAACGTGGTCGTCACGCTGACGACCGACGGAAAGACTTACGTAAACCAGAAAGAAACGAGCAGGGACACTTTCGAGCAGGAACTCAAAAAGGCCCTCGCCGAAAGCAATACCAAGGTGGTGATCCTCGAAGGAGACAAGGACGCGCTCCTCGGGGACGCGGTGAAACTGATAAGCCAGGCGAAAGAAGCCGGGGCCAAAGAAATAGCCATAGCCGCAGAGAAAGCGGAAGCGCCCTGA
- a CDS encoding MotA/TolQ/ExbB proton channel family protein — MNLIELIQQGWIATYPLILCSVIMVAILGERMFALSGVASTTRKLTSLVVPPMTRGDFGAALSVCNKHRKSLQARIYHSILADEKTANPADVSEKLEENRYEEVQDLKQNIWLLGTIGSSAPFIGLFGTVVGIIKSFHNMSIAGTGGFSVVAGGISEALVATAAGLVVAIIAVIAYNYLQVRVAAINAELKINHSKFVQAYKQGRSGNGDREI, encoded by the coding sequence ATGAATTTAATTGAGCTCATACAGCAGGGATGGATAGCGACCTACCCTCTCATACTGTGCTCGGTAATAATGGTAGCTATACTCGGCGAAAGAATGTTCGCCCTGAGCGGGGTAGCGTCCACTACAAGAAAGCTTACGAGCCTCGTAGTCCCTCCGATGACGAGGGGGGACTTCGGCGCGGCGCTTTCGGTCTGCAACAAACACAGGAAGAGCCTTCAGGCGAGGATTTATCATTCCATACTCGCGGATGAAAAAACAGCCAATCCCGCAGACGTTTCAGAAAAGCTGGAAGAAAACAGATACGAAGAGGTCCAGGACCTTAAGCAAAACATCTGGCTCCTCGGGACCATCGGCAGCAGCGCCCCTTTCATCGGCCTTTTCGGCACGGTCGTCGGTATAATCAAGTCCTTCCACAATATGTCGATAGCCGGCACAGGGGGGTTCTCCGTGGTCGCGGGCGGCATATCCGAAGCGCTCGTCGCCACGGCCGCAGGGCTCGTGGTAGCCATTATAGCGGTAATCGCATATAACTACCTTCAGGTCAGGGTGGCCGCCATAAACGCGGAGCTCAAGATCAACCACTCCAAATTCGTGCAGGCTTACAAGCAGGGGAGATCAGGAAATGGCGATCGGGAAATTTGA
- a CDS encoding ChaB family protein, whose translation MPYRKRSDLPESVKSSLPKHALDIYIEAYNNAWEEYVDPADRRGDDSREEVAHKVAWAAVKKKYEKKSGRWVTKEA comes from the coding sequence ATGCCGTACCGTAAAAGATCGGATTTGCCCGAATCGGTCAAGAGCAGTCTCCCGAAACATGCGCTCGATATATATATCGAGGCCTATAACAATGCATGGGAAGAATACGTTGACCCGGCGGATAGACGCGGCGATGACTCACGCGAAGAAGTGGCCCACAAGGTTGCGTGGGCGGCCGTGAAAAAGAAATACGAGAAAAAGAGCGGCCGGTGGGTCACCAAAGAGGCGTGA
- a CDS encoding CsbD family protein — MNWNQVQGNWKQMRWKAKEQWGRLTDDDLDIINGRRDQLIGKLQEKYGYSKEQAEKAADYWSKKH; from the coding sequence ATGAACTGGAATCAGGTACAAGGTAACTGGAAGCAGATGAGATGGAAGGCGAAAGAGCAGTGGGGAAGGCTGACGGATGACGATCTCGACATCATTAACGGCAGACGCGATCAGCTCATAGGGAAGCTCCAGGAGAAGTACGGATACTCAAAGGAGCAGGCCGAAAAGGCAGCGGATTATTGGTCAAAGAAGCATTGA
- a CDS encoding low affinity iron permease family protein, with product MSGVRNSSSLFTRFAKYASTAMGHPAAFMVAIIIIAVWILTGPLLGFSNTWQLIINTGTTIVTFLMVFLIQNTQNRDTIAIQVKLDELIRAIENANNALLDLEELDEKDLERIRADYEELARIAKEKLSDTGKKQ from the coding sequence ATGAGCGGAGTAAGAAATTCGTCCTCGCTGTTCACGAGATTCGCCAAATATGCATCAACGGCCATGGGCCATCCGGCGGCTTTCATGGTGGCCATCATCATAATCGCTGTTTGGATCCTGACGGGTCCTTTGCTCGGGTTCAGCAATACCTGGCAGCTTATTATTAATACAGGGACGACGATCGTCACTTTCCTGATGGTGTTTCTGATCCAGAATACTCAGAACAGGGATACTATCGCAATTCAGGTAAAGCTCGATGAGCTGATACGTGCGATAGAAAACGCTAACAATGCGCTTCTGGACCTCGAGGAATTGGACGAAAAGGATCTGGAACGGATCAGGGCGGACTACGAAGAGCTCGCAAGAATCGCAAAAGAGAAATTGAGCGACACAGGAAAGAAACAATAA
- a CDS encoding BON domain-containing protein, producing MLKKYLLLIAALIFLAGTAGCNNGGNKSSGEVIDDAVITSNVKTKLFADQDVSGFDVDVDTDKGVVKLSGVVDSQLESNKAESIARKVEGVVSVENNLKINTSGEE from the coding sequence ATGCTGAAAAAATATTTGCTCCTGATTGCGGCACTGATATTTCTGGCCGGGACAGCCGGATGCAATAACGGCGGTAATAAGAGTAGTGGGGAAGTTATAGATGACGCCGTTATTACATCCAACGTTAAAACGAAGCTATTTGCTGATCAGGATGTGAGCGGCTTCGATGTAGATGTTGATACGGATAAGGGTGTGGTCAAATTAAGCGGAGTTGTGGATTCTCAATTGGAGTCTAATAAAGCCGAAAGCATCGCACGAAAAGTAGAGGGTGTGGTCTCGGTCGAGAACAATTTGAAGATCAACACAAGCGGAGAGGAATAG
- a CDS encoding DUF3096 domain-containing protein, which translates to MQLNLELTPLVSLAAGILILISSRILNQVIAVYLIAVEIM; encoded by the coding sequence ATGCAGTTAAATCTGGAGTTGACCCCTCTCGTCTCGTTGGCAGCCGGGATATTGATACTGATATCCTCGAGGATATTGAATCAGGTGATAGCTGTTTACTTGATCGCAGTCGAGATAATGTGA
- a CDS encoding DUF1328 domain-containing protein, with product MLSWAATFLVIAIIAAVLGFTGIAGAAAGIAKILFVIFLVIFVVSLIFGRRAV from the coding sequence ATGTTGAGCTGGGCGGCAACATTTCTTGTAATCGCTATAATAGCCGCGGTTCTCGGGTTCACGGGTATTGCCGGCGCGGCGGCGGGTATTGCAAAAATATTGTTCGTAATATTCCTCGTGATCTTCGTAGTATCGCTCATATTCGGCAGACGCGCGGTCTAG
- a CDS encoding glycosyltransferase, with translation MIRDKYSFTVIIPTYGRPKQLKECLDSVADLADPKDGFEVVVVDDGSKTSLEEIVNAFRKRIDIRLLRQDNAGPAAARNRGARESRGKFLAFTDDDCKPSRQWLTKLEEALNPDPEMLVAGRTENDLPDNTYSTASQLITDFLYSYYNREDAKFIASNNMALSREQFHKVGGFDTTFPLAAAEDREFCDRYLHLGYKTVYAPEALVRHAHPLTFDKFVKQHFNYGQGAHRFHNIRASRSPEGMKIEPMSFYTGLIFYPWNTPCRNKTFLSLLIALSQAANAAGYFSATLRPDG, from the coding sequence ATGATCCGAGACAAATATTCGTTCACAGTCATCATACCTACGTACGGACGTCCGAAGCAGCTCAAGGAATGTCTCGATTCGGTTGCGGACCTCGCCGATCCCAAGGACGGCTTCGAGGTCGTGGTGGTCGATGACGGAAGCAAGACCTCGCTTGAAGAAATCGTCAATGCGTTCCGGAAAAGGATAGACATCAGACTTCTAAGGCAGGATAATGCGGGTCCCGCGGCGGCGCGAAACAGGGGCGCCCGGGAGTCGCGCGGTAAATTCCTCGCCTTCACGGACGACGACTGCAAACCCTCCCGGCAGTGGCTCACGAAACTGGAAGAGGCCTTAAATCCGGATCCGGAAATGCTGGTCGCGGGACGCACGGAAAACGATCTGCCCGACAACACCTATTCGACGGCTAGCCAGCTTATTACCGACTTCCTCTATTCTTACTACAATAGAGAGGACGCAAAATTTATCGCATCTAACAACATGGCGCTCTCCCGTGAGCAGTTCCATAAAGTCGGTGGATTCGACACCACTTTCCCGCTCGCCGCAGCCGAGGACAGGGAATTCTGCGACAGGTACCTCCACCTCGGATACAAGACTGTTTATGCCCCTGAGGCTCTCGTGCGCCACGCCCACCCGCTGACTTTTGACAAATTCGTGAAGCAGCATTTTAATTACGGACAAGGCGCTCACAGATTTCACAATATCCGTGCAAGCCGCAGCCCCGAGGGAATGAAGATCGAGCCTATGAGCTTTTACACCGGACTGATATTTTATCCCTGGAATACTCCGTGCCGCAACAAGACCTTTCTATCTTTATTAATAGCGCTCTCACAGGCTGCGAACGCGGCGGGGTATTTTTCTGCGACGCTCCGTCCGGACGGTTAA
- a CDS encoding oligosaccharide flippase family protein, whose product MSNHDHDKERSKSTHHMLDGAIRVFLAESLLIPTGLITTIFLTRSLGPESYGIYGLVVSIVIWIEYSICQIFGGTSIKFIGEAEHWEPIATTVLKLYLLVSAAAVAALWIFSNEIAGLLDAPRLGSYLSLMAIDIPIFVLSTAHRQILIGIGKFKERAFTSSVRWISRMVLIVILVSIGLSVEGAIIGIIISSLIELIIVRSYVRAPIFGHSSFQAGRLWGYVTPLFLFAAGMRLFDKLDLLLVKALGGTAEQAGIYVAAQNLAIIPGLFALSYTPLLLSTLTRAIGTGNRETITHLITTSHRIAVLLIPFAAMTAGCSHELVRLIFGDEYGGTAQILSVLIFGSVATVLISVNYAVLTASGKPGLPLLLAGPIVPVSILFYFLVIPRFGMIGASSVYTFLAWAGAIATLSAVYYLWRIHPPARTLLRSIIISSAAYYAVRLWDTQGIFVVVKIILASTGIITFCVVTGEFTIRELRALFSGMFYGTAGGRN is encoded by the coding sequence ATGAGCAACCACGACCATGACAAAGAGCGCTCGAAAAGCACTCACCATATGCTCGACGGCGCGATCCGCGTGTTTCTTGCGGAATCGCTTCTTATACCCACCGGACTCATTACGACAATTTTCCTGACCCGGAGCCTCGGACCCGAGAGCTACGGAATCTACGGGCTGGTCGTAAGCATAGTCATCTGGATCGAGTACAGCATCTGCCAGATCTTCGGGGGAACCAGCATCAAGTTCATAGGCGAGGCGGAGCATTGGGAGCCCATTGCAACCACGGTGCTCAAGTTATATTTACTCGTCAGTGCGGCTGCTGTAGCAGCGCTGTGGATATTTTCAAACGAAATTGCCGGACTCCTCGACGCACCCAGGCTAGGCTCATACCTTTCGCTCATGGCGATAGATATACCAATTTTCGTCCTCTCCACCGCTCACCGCCAAATCCTTATCGGAATAGGGAAATTCAAAGAGAGAGCCTTCACAAGCTCGGTAAGGTGGATAAGCCGCATGGTCCTGATCGTGATACTCGTCAGCATCGGGCTCTCGGTCGAGGGGGCGATTATCGGTATTATAATTTCTTCACTCATCGAATTGATAATCGTACGCTCTTACGTCAGAGCGCCGATTTTCGGGCATTCCAGCTTCCAGGCGGGGAGACTGTGGGGTTACGTAACACCGTTATTTTTATTCGCAGCTGGGATGAGGCTATTCGACAAGCTGGATCTGCTTCTCGTCAAGGCCCTCGGCGGCACCGCCGAGCAGGCGGGCATTTATGTGGCCGCACAGAACCTCGCAATCATACCCGGTCTGTTCGCGCTCTCCTACACTCCTCTGCTTCTCTCGACTCTAACGAGGGCAATCGGCACCGGGAACAGAGAGACCATTACGCACCTTATAACGACATCTCACCGCATCGCAGTCTTGCTAATACCGTTCGCAGCTATGACCGCGGGCTGCTCACACGAGCTGGTAAGACTTATATTCGGCGACGAGTACGGCGGCACGGCTCAAATTTTGTCGGTCCTGATATTCGGCTCCGTTGCGACCGTCTTAATATCCGTAAACTATGCGGTGCTCACCGCGAGCGGAAAACCTGGCTTGCCGCTTCTGCTCGCGGGGCCGATAGTCCCTGTATCCATTCTCTTCTATTTTCTCGTGATCCCGCGGTTCGGCATGATAGGGGCATCGAGCGTCTACACATTCCTTGCCTGGGCGGGCGCCATCGCAACGCTTTCGGCCGTTTATTATCTCTGGCGGATCCACCCCCCTGCGAGGACTTTACTCAGGAGCATCATAATCTCGAGCGCGGCGTATTACGCCGTCCGGTTATGGGACACGCAGGGCATATTCGTCGTTGTAAAGATAATACTGGCATCCACTGGCATAATTACGTTCTGCGTCGTCACGGGCGAATTTACTATCAGGGAGCTCCGGGCCTTATTCTCGGGAATGTTCTACGGGACCGCTGGAGGAAGAAATTGA